Proteins encoded by one window of Clostridia bacterium:
- a CDS encoding sporulation protein YjcZ, producing MGYGCGTGKGSELLFFFLLLVILFCGCGFGGILEE from the coding sequence ATGGGTTACGGTTGTGGAACTGGCAAAGGCAGTGAATTATTATTCTTCTTCCTTCTCCTTGTAATCCTATTCTGCGGATGCGGATTTGGAGGAATACTTGAAGAATAA
- a CDS encoding sporulation protein YjcZ — protein sequence MGFGGKGGCGFGGDGSSLLFFFLLLVIIFCNCGGLGFGLEKTE from the coding sequence ATGGGCTTTGGCGGAAAAGGCGGCTGCGGTTTTGGTGGTGATGGTTCCAGCTTATTATTTTTCTTCCTACTTTTAGTTATAATATTCTGCAACTGCGGCGGATTAGGATTTGGATTGGAAAAAACAGAATAA
- a CDS encoding DUF3006 domain-containing protein, which yields MKIIIDRFEGNFAVVEVEGSNNTIDIPLEVIPEKAQPGDVLCIKIDREATQKSKNEIEKLMDDVWED from the coding sequence ATGAAAATAATTATAGACAGGTTTGAGGGTAATTTTGCAGTAGTTGAAGTCGAGGGCAGCAATAATACCATTGATATTCCGTTGGAAGTAATTCCTGAAAAAGCACAGCCAGGAGATGTACTTTGCATAAAAATAGATAGAGAAGCAACGCAAAAAAGTAAAAATGAAATAGAAAAGTTGATGGATGACGTATGGGAGGATTGA
- a CDS encoding MBL fold metallo-hydrolase, whose translation MNTNKVKYIVIITAIILVLSACSYSTVQRDIDGDILVHFIDVGQGDSILIQTKAGKTMLIDAGDNNKGEQVVDYLKNLGIDKINCLVGTHPHSDHIGGLDDVIHDFEIESFYMPKVAHNTKTFEDVLKAAKSRGVKIKSAKAGIAFDLDDSVRVEMLSPVSESYDDLNNYSAVIKVTYEDNRFLFMGDAENQVERELLDRGYDLEADVLKVGHHGSSSSSTPEFLSQISPKYAVICLGADNKYGHPHQETIESLKDIGCDIYRTDELGDIIVAGDGQQLYFSP comes from the coding sequence ATGAATACAAACAAAGTAAAGTATATAGTAATTATAACAGCAATAATTTTAGTCTTATCTGCATGTTCATATTCTACTGTGCAAAGGGATATAGATGGAGATATATTAGTGCATTTTATAGATGTTGGGCAAGGGGATTCTATATTGATACAGACTAAAGCAGGAAAAACTATGCTGATAGACGCAGGAGACAACAATAAGGGAGAGCAAGTAGTAGATTATCTAAAAAATCTAGGTATTGATAAGATTAATTGCCTTGTGGGAACACATCCTCACAGCGACCACATAGGAGGGCTGGATGATGTGATACATGACTTTGAAATAGAAAGTTTCTATATGCCCAAGGTGGCGCATAACACAAAGACCTTTGAAGATGTGCTTAAAGCGGCAAAAAGCAGGGGTGTAAAGATAAAATCCGCTAAAGCGGGAATTGCTTTTGATTTGGATGATTCGGTCAGAGTGGAGATGCTCTCGCCGGTAAGCGAATCATATGATGATTTGAACAATTATTCCGCCGTCATAAAGGTGACCTATGAGGATAATAGATTTTTATTTATGGGTGATGCTGAAAACCAGGTGGAGAGAGAGCTGTTGGATAGGGGTTATGACCTAGAAGCAGATGTTTTAAAGGTGGGACATCATGGTAGCTCAAGTTCCAGCACACCGGAGTTTTTAAGTCAGATATCCCCCAAGTATGCTGTTATATGTTTGGGAGCAGATAACAAATATGGTCATCCTCATCAAGAAACTATAGAATCTTTGAAAGATATTGGCTGTGATATATATAGGACAGATGAACTAGGAGATATAATAGTGGCAGGAGATGGTCAACAATTATATTTTAGTCCATGA